In Pedobacter sp. W3I1, one DNA window encodes the following:
- a CDS encoding 2OG-Fe(II) oxygenase, with the protein MEKIFNCLIDSFIEDRVGIAENFLNVSLAAHLKDNLIGLFENKKLLNAGVGNDSVVNQDKLIRSDVIYWLDRKHENQYENDFFDLMDEFVLYLNRTCYTGITGYEFHYTLYESGTFYKKHIDQFQHNGSRQYSMIMYLNADWKIADGGELRIYHANEEQNISPDNGKSVFFKSSDLAHEVLLTHKQRMSITGWLKIG; encoded by the coding sequence TTGGAGAAAATATTTAATTGCCTTATCGATAGTTTTATCGAAGATAGAGTGGGCATTGCCGAAAACTTTTTAAATGTTTCTTTAGCTGCCCATCTTAAAGATAACCTGATCGGGTTATTTGAAAACAAAAAACTTTTGAATGCTGGTGTGGGTAATGATTCAGTAGTGAATCAGGATAAACTGATCAGGAGCGATGTCATTTACTGGCTCGATAGAAAACACGAAAACCAATACGAAAATGATTTCTTTGATCTGATGGACGAATTTGTGCTTTATTTAAACCGTACCTGTTATACGGGTATCACCGGATACGAATTTCATTATACGCTTTACGAATCGGGTACATTTTACAAAAAACACATCGATCAGTTTCAGCACAACGGAAGCAGACAATATTCGATGATTATGTATTTAAATGCCGATTGGAAAATAGCAGATGGGGGAGAGCTGCGGATTTATCATGCTAATGAAGAACAGAATATCTCGCCCGATAACGGTAAAAGTGTTTTTTTTAAGAGTTCTGATCTGGCGCACGAAGTACTACTTACCCATAAACAAAGGATGAGTATTACAGGCTGGTTAAAGATTGGTTAA
- a CDS encoding dienelactone hydrolase family protein, which translates to MDQKIINLYDEYTHSQVSRKDFMRKLALLAGSTALAMTILPMLENNYAAAADFNSDDIEVENVTYAGVEGEMKAVLAKPKGKKNLGCVLVIHENRGLNPHIIDVTKRIAAEGFLALGVDALSPLGGTPTDEDKGRELIGKLDPEKNLQNYLKGLDYLRKRKDGNGKVGCVGFCWGGGMANKLAVNDPKLQAAVAYYGAQANAADVPKIKASIMLHYGGLDERINAGIPAYEQALKDNKIDYKIYIYDGVNHAFNNNTSPTRYNEAAAKLAWSRTIDLFKQKLAILTR; encoded by the coding sequence ATGGATCAGAAAATAATCAACCTGTACGATGAGTACACCCATAGTCAGGTAAGCAGAAAAGATTTTATGAGAAAGCTGGCTCTCCTGGCTGGTAGTACAGCATTGGCTATGACTATTCTGCCTATGCTGGAGAATAATTATGCCGCTGCTGCAGATTTTAACAGTGATGATATCGAAGTTGAAAATGTCACCTACGCTGGTGTAGAGGGTGAAATGAAGGCTGTACTGGCTAAACCAAAAGGTAAAAAGAATTTGGGTTGTGTACTGGTTATTCATGAAAACAGAGGCTTAAATCCACATATTATTGATGTAACCAAACGTATTGCCGCCGAAGGTTTCCTGGCACTTGGTGTTGATGCCCTTTCGCCGCTTGGTGGAACACCAACAGATGAAGATAAGGGGCGCGAGTTAATCGGTAAATTAGATCCTGAAAAAAACTTACAGAACTATTTAAAGGGCCTGGATTATTTACGCAAAAGAAAAGATGGGAACGGTAAAGTAGGTTGTGTTGGCTTTTGCTGGGGCGGTGGAATGGCCAATAAATTAGCGGTTAATGATCCTAAACTGCAGGCAGCTGTGGCTTACTATGGCGCACAGGCTAATGCAGCAGATGTTCCTAAAATTAAGGCCAGTATAATGCTGCATTATGGCGGTTTAGACGAACGGATTAATGCCGGAATTCCAGCTTACGAGCAGGCTTTAAAAGACAATAAAATTGATTATAAAATTTACATCTACGATGGGGTGAATCATGCCTTTAACAACAATACGTCACCTACCAGATATAACGAAGCCGCTGCAAAACTAGCCTGGAGCAGAACAATTGATCTGTTTAAACAGAAATTAGCGATATTGACGAGGTAG
- a CDS encoding efflux RND transporter periplasmic adaptor subunit, whose product MNTKIFSTGLLSTGFLVLTAIYGCGHSESKVTPRKEKDAAIATFNLKKEKLSTKLSLPGELIALQQVDLYAKVSSFVKTLKVDIGSEVSKGQLLMTLEAPEMTSQLAATQSRIKAQEAIYTASKANYNRLYETSKTPGTISTNDLDQAMAKKNADLAQLEAAKAAYKEVSSVQDYLTIRAPFSGIISARNVNLGAYVGPTGKGSDLPLFTLQDQKNLRLAVSIPEVYTGYLKAGDEISFTVKSLPSQTFKAKVKRLSGALDLRLRSERIEMDVPNASKVLLPGMVAEVNIPLPANASTFIISKKALLDTSEGLFVLKVANNKAVKVGVKKGRETDDKVEVFGDLTEGDKLVAEPIEEMHEGMTIKP is encoded by the coding sequence ATGAATACGAAGATATTTTCAACAGGATTATTAAGTACCGGATTTTTAGTATTAACGGCCATATATGGCTGTGGGCACTCGGAATCGAAAGTAACACCCAGGAAAGAAAAAGATGCAGCGATAGCGACATTCAACCTTAAAAAGGAGAAACTATCTACCAAACTGAGTTTACCAGGTGAATTAATTGCTTTGCAACAAGTTGATTTATACGCTAAAGTAAGCAGTTTTGTAAAAACTTTAAAAGTTGATATCGGGTCAGAAGTAAGCAAAGGTCAGCTGTTGATGACTTTGGAAGCACCTGAAATGACTTCGCAGCTGGCTGCAACGCAATCAAGAATTAAGGCACAAGAAGCGATTTATACTGCCAGCAAAGCCAATTACAACCGCTTGTATGAAACCAGTAAAACGCCCGGAACCATCTCTACAAACGACCTAGACCAGGCGATGGCGAAAAAAAATGCAGATCTTGCACAGCTCGAAGCCGCAAAAGCGGCCTATAAAGAAGTGAGTTCGGTTCAGGATTATTTAACCATCAGGGCACCGTTCAGCGGTATTATTTCGGCAAGGAATGTGAATTTAGGAGCCTACGTTGGTCCGACAGGCAAAGGTTCTGATTTACCTTTGTTTACTTTACAAGATCAGAAAAACCTGCGTTTGGCCGTTTCCATTCCAGAAGTTTATACCGGATATTTAAAAGCTGGTGATGAGATTAGCTTTACAGTTAAATCATTGCCTAGCCAAACCTTTAAAGCTAAAGTGAAGCGTTTATCAGGTGCTTTAGATCTGCGCTTACGCTCTGAACGTATTGAAATGGACGTACCCAATGCGTCGAAGGTTTTATTACCGGGTATGGTGGCAGAGGTAAACATCCCGTTACCGGCCAACGCCAGTACCTTTATCATTTCTAAAAAGGCATTGTTAGATACCAGCGAAGGATTATTTGTACTCAAAGTAGCCAATAACAAAGCGGTTAAAGTGGGGGTAAAAAAAGGCAGAGAAACCGACGATAAGGTGGAAGTTTTTGGTGATTTAACAGAAGGTGACAAATTAGTGGCAGAACCGATCGAGGAAATGCACGAAGGAATGACGATTAAACCATAA
- a CDS encoding transposase yields the protein MLKTDKVLNLHYENITAIKGINLLSFCVIVAETNGFTLFKNSASLVKYSGYDVIENQSGKHIGKTKISKKGNSRIRRILFMPAFCAVRDDQPQFKSLYERVVERTGFKMKGYVAVQKKLLVMMYHLWKNEQRYNPQFNYLEKIIAPEKSRATHDKIPDGSFH from the coding sequence TTGTTAAAAACAGACAAGGTCTTAAATCTTCACTATGAAAACATTACGGCAATAAAAGGAATTAACCTGCTATCTTTTTGCGTAATCGTAGCTGAAACTAATGGCTTTACATTGTTTAAAAATTCGGCATCCTTGGTAAAATACTCAGGTTACGATGTGATAGAAAACCAATCGGGCAAACATATAGGAAAAACAAAAATATCAAAAAAGGGGAATTCCCGGATCAGAAGAATTCTGTTTATGCCAGCATTTTGTGCGGTAAGGGATGACCAGCCGCAATTTAAAAGTCTTTATGAAAGAGTTGTTGAGCGAACAGGATTTAAAATGAAGGGCTATGTTGCCGTGCAAAAGAAACTATTGGTAATGATGTACCATCTTTGGAAAAATGAGCAGAGATACAATCCTCAATTCAATTATTTAGAAAAAATAATAGCTCCAGAAAAATCCAGAGCTACACATGATAAAATTCCAGATGGAAGTTTTCACTAA
- a CDS encoding efflux RND transporter permease subunit, with protein MNLIRFALRKPISILVLVAGLFFFGIGAINQIKVDILPQMNLPVIYIAHPFGGYTPDQMEAYFGKQYVNILLFANGIKSIETKNTQGLMLMKLTYYEGTNMAQAAAELSALSTRAQAIFPPGSQPPFVIRFDASSLPVGQLVLSSPIRTNNELQDLANTYVRPSFSAIPGLLSPAPFGGSPRTIEINVNPSLLRSHNLTVDQVVEAIRLNNQTAPSGNVRIGDKNYITPTNYTIKKVKDFENIPLFKGSVQNLQLRDVATVKDGADLVAGYALINGKRSVYLSIAKSGDASTWDVVKNLKKNLPNIQNTLPEDVKLSYEFDQSVYVINAVKSLVSEGAIGAILTGLMVLLFLGDKRAALIVILTIPTSIIAGVLFLKLFGQTINIMTLSGLALAIGILVDESTVTIENIHQHFDMGKPKALAIWDACKEIAFPKLLILFCILAVFAPAFTMTGIPGALFLPLALAIGFSMVVSFLLSQTFVPIMANWLMVAHPKKGSEHHPGITQDEADFAATGITLESEKDTLNQKRVLVEREDFSGNGKIGFFDRFRNRFMRFLDRILPYRKSVVLVYLVVIIGLAALLLANIGRDVLPRVNSSQFQLRLRAPDGTRLERTEEKANVVLAELKKMVGEEHMGISSVYVGQHPAQFSVNPIYQFMAGPHEAVFQVSLKDFEEDMDDFKDQFREKIKKVLPDVKLSFEPIELTDKVLSQGSPTPVEVRIAGKNKKLNEKYANKILAELKEIPYMRDVQLAQPIKYPSLNIDIDRTRAAQIGVDMADISRSLIASTSSSRYTDKNIWLDEKAALPYSVQVQVPLNQMTSKDDIGEIPLLKNSARPVLSDVAKITPDTTAGENDNIGAMPFLSVTANLYHTDLGTASKDVEKAIKEVGELPRGLNVTAIGMSKVLTETLDSLQSGLLVAIVVIFLMLAANFQSFKVPLVILATVPAVILGSLLLLTITGSTLNLQSYMGIIMSVGVSIANAVLLITNAEQLRKHNGNALESAREAAALRLRPIIMTSIAMIAGMLPMAIGHGEGGGAVSPLGRAVIGGLLASTFAVLIILPLVFAWVQGKQTTDSMSLDPEDEESIHYIKGLQENE; from the coding sequence ATGAATTTAATACGTTTCGCACTCCGCAAACCCATATCCATCTTAGTTTTAGTAGCTGGATTGTTCTTTTTCGGTATTGGGGCCATCAATCAGATCAAGGTTGATATCCTTCCCCAGATGAACCTTCCTGTAATTTATATTGCGCATCCATTTGGCGGTTACACACCCGACCAAATGGAGGCTTATTTCGGCAAACAATACGTTAACATCCTGCTTTTTGCAAACGGTATTAAAAGTATCGAAACCAAAAATACACAGGGTTTGATGTTGATGAAACTGACTTATTACGAAGGCACCAACATGGCTCAGGCAGCAGCAGAACTAAGTGCGCTATCTACAAGGGCGCAAGCCATTTTCCCACCAGGTTCGCAACCACCATTCGTGATCCGTTTTGATGCTTCATCGCTTCCCGTTGGACAATTGGTATTAAGCAGCCCTATCCGCACCAACAACGAATTGCAGGATCTGGCCAATACTTATGTACGGCCCAGTTTCTCGGCTATACCAGGTTTGCTTTCGCCCGCCCCTTTTGGTGGTAGTCCAAGAACGATAGAAATTAACGTGAATCCGTCACTTTTGCGCTCCCATAACCTTACGGTAGACCAGGTGGTTGAAGCCATCAGGCTAAATAACCAGACTGCGCCATCAGGAAATGTGAGAATTGGCGATAAAAACTATATCACACCTACCAATTACACCATTAAAAAGGTTAAAGATTTCGAAAACATTCCCTTATTTAAAGGCAGTGTACAAAATTTGCAGCTACGCGATGTAGCAACCGTTAAAGATGGAGCCGATTTAGTAGCAGGTTATGCTTTAATTAATGGCAAACGCTCCGTATATTTAAGTATCGCTAAATCCGGAGATGCTTCTACCTGGGATGTGGTTAAAAACTTAAAGAAAAACCTGCCGAACATCCAAAATACCTTACCAGAGGATGTTAAACTTTCTTACGAGTTCGACCAATCTGTTTATGTAATCAACGCTGTAAAAAGCCTGGTTAGCGAGGGAGCAATTGGTGCAATATTAACAGGACTGATGGTTTTGCTTTTCCTGGGCGATAAACGTGCAGCATTGATCGTAATCCTCACCATTCCAACATCCATTATTGCCGGCGTTTTGTTTCTTAAATTATTCGGGCAAACGATCAATATCATGACGCTGAGCGGATTGGCGCTAGCCATTGGTATCCTGGTAGATGAATCGACAGTAACGATAGAAAACATCCACCAGCATTTTGATATGGGCAAACCCAAGGCACTGGCCATTTGGGATGCCTGTAAGGAAATCGCTTTCCCGAAACTATTGATCCTCTTCTGTATTCTTGCCGTATTTGCACCCGCCTTTACCATGACTGGCATCCCGGGAGCATTATTCTTACCACTGGCACTGGCCATCGGCTTTTCGATGGTGGTTTCATTCCTGTTATCGCAAACTTTTGTACCGATTATGGCCAACTGGTTGATGGTTGCACACCCTAAAAAAGGCAGTGAACATCACCCAGGCATTACACAAGATGAAGCTGATTTTGCAGCAACTGGCATTACACTCGAATCGGAAAAAGACACCCTGAACCAAAAAAGAGTACTGGTTGAACGTGAAGATTTTAGTGGTAATGGTAAAATCGGCTTCTTCGATAGGTTCAGAAACCGTTTTATGCGTTTCCTTGATCGGATACTGCCTTACCGAAAATCTGTTGTTTTGGTTTATTTGGTGGTCATTATCGGTCTGGCAGCGTTGCTATTGGCTAATATTGGTCGCGATGTTTTACCAAGGGTAAATTCGAGCCAGTTTCAGTTGCGTTTACGTGCACCCGATGGAACACGTTTAGAACGTACCGAAGAAAAAGCGAATGTGGTTTTGGCTGAGCTGAAAAAAATGGTTGGCGAAGAACATATGGGTATATCATCCGTTTATGTTGGTCAGCACCCTGCCCAGTTTTCGGTAAACCCGATCTACCAGTTTATGGCCGGTCCCCATGAAGCTGTTTTCCAGGTAAGTTTAAAAGACTTTGAAGAAGATATGGATGATTTCAAGGATCAGTTCAGGGAGAAAATCAAAAAAGTGCTGCCTGATGTTAAACTTTCTTTCGAGCCCATAGAGCTAACAGATAAGGTATTGAGCCAGGGCTCCCCTACTCCTGTTGAAGTGCGCATTGCAGGCAAAAACAAAAAGCTGAATGAAAAGTATGCCAATAAAATCCTCGCAGAATTGAAGGAAATCCCGTACATGAGGGATGTTCAGCTAGCACAACCCATTAAATATCCATCATTAAATATCGATATCGACAGGACCCGTGCCGCACAGATTGGGGTAGATATGGCTGATATTTCGAGATCATTAATTGCCTCAACTTCATCATCCCGTTATACGGATAAAAATATCTGGTTGGATGAAAAAGCGGCGTTGCCTTACAGTGTCCAAGTTCAGGTACCGCTTAACCAAATGACCAGCAAAGATGATATAGGAGAAATTCCTTTATTGAAAAATTCGGCACGACCAGTTTTGAGCGATGTGGCAAAAATCACGCCTGATACCACTGCGGGTGAAAATGATAACATTGGTGCTATGCCTTTCCTTTCTGTAACGGCAAACCTCTACCATACTGATCTGGGCACAGCATCAAAAGATGTAGAAAAAGCCATCAAAGAGGTAGGCGAATTGCCAAGGGGGCTAAATGTTACCGCCATCGGGATGAGTAAAGTATTAACAGAAACCTTAGATAGCCTACAATCTGGTTTATTGGTTGCTATAGTGGTCATTTTCTTAATGCTGGCCGCCAATTTCCAGTCGTTTAAAGTACCATTGGTTATTTTAGCTACTGTACCCGCTGTTATTTTAGGTTCACTATTGTTATTAACCATTACCGGATCAACCTTAAACCTGCAATCGTATATGGGAATTATCATGTCGGTTGGGGTGTCTATCGCCAATGCGGTATTGCTCATCACCAATGCAGAGCAACTAAGAAAGCACAATGGCAATGCCCTCGAATCGGCACGGGAAGCTGCTGCATTACGTTTACGCCCAATCATCATGACGAGCATTGCGATGATTGCAGGGATGTTGCCCATGGCCATCGGTCATGGTGAAGGTGGTGGAGCAGTTTCGCCATTGGGCAGAGCCGTTATTGGTGGTTTACTGGCCTCAACATTCGCCGTACTCATTATATTGCCACTGGTATTTGCATGGGTACAAGGAAAACAGACTACTGATTCGATGTCGCTTGATCCGGAAGACGAAGAAAGCATCCACTACATTAAAGGTTTACAAGAAAACGAATAA
- a CDS encoding TerD family protein yields MAINLQKGQRISLEKSNGSKLENVCVGINWGAIEKKGLFGFGSSKEAVDLDGSCALYNESKQLLEVVYFGNLKSKNGSVKHSGDDLTGDMGGDDGLDNEIITLDFSQLDANVNYVAFVLNSFRGHDFGTIPFASIRIYEGTTKRVNEVFAKFDIANGANFAGHVSMVMGVFYKKNGEWKFNAIGEPTKDKKLEDTVKTVTQNYL; encoded by the coding sequence ATGGCAATCAATCTTCAAAAAGGACAGCGTATCAGTCTGGAAAAAAGTAACGGCAGCAAACTTGAGAATGTTTGTGTAGGTATTAACTGGGGTGCAATTGAAAAGAAAGGCCTATTCGGTTTCGGATCATCAAAAGAAGCTGTAGATTTAGATGGAAGCTGCGCATTATATAACGAAAGCAAACAACTTTTAGAGGTAGTTTATTTCGGTAACCTAAAATCTAAAAACGGTTCTGTAAAACACAGTGGCGATGATTTAACTGGCGATATGGGCGGCGATGATGGTTTAGATAACGAGATTATCACACTTGATTTCTCTCAGTTAGATGCTAATGTAAACTATGTTGCCTTTGTTTTGAACAGCTTTAGAGGTCATGATTTTGGTACGATTCCTTTTGCTTCCATTCGTATTTATGAAGGAACAACAAAACGTGTTAACGAGGTTTTTGCTAAATTCGATATTGCTAACGGCGCTAATTTTGCTGGTCACGTATCGATGGTAATGGGTGTTTTTTACAAGAAAAACGGCGAATGGAAATTTAATGCCATTGGCGAGCCAACGAAGGATAAAAAGCTCGAAGATACCGTTAAAACCGTAACTCAAAACTACTTATAA
- a CDS encoding transposase codes for MMNLKYSIGIDVSKKDFHCCLSVIDSSQKVTVKSSRKLSNSPGGFKEFLAWIKQHQKEELPLRIVMEATGVYHEQLAWFLHSKGLVLSILLPNKAKKYLQADGANSKNDSIDARGLAKIGAEKNLEPWTPGSEKLYELRHYTRQHQNLKETINVIGNQLEALTHAQFQSREVIKQLNKTIKLLEQQVAEMEKAMGKLVKNRQGLKSSL; via the coding sequence ATGATGAACTTAAAGTATTCCATCGGAATTGATGTATCAAAAAAAGATTTTCATTGCTGTTTGTCGGTCATAGACAGTAGCCAGAAAGTAACTGTAAAATCCAGCCGTAAGTTATCTAACAGCCCTGGCGGTTTTAAAGAGTTTTTGGCATGGATCAAACAGCACCAGAAAGAAGAGCTGCCCCTGCGCATCGTAATGGAAGCCACTGGCGTGTACCATGAACAACTTGCATGGTTTCTGCATTCCAAAGGCTTAGTGTTAAGTATTTTATTGCCAAACAAAGCTAAGAAGTACTTACAGGCAGACGGAGCAAACTCTAAAAATGACAGTATAGATGCCCGCGGCCTTGCTAAGATTGGTGCAGAAAAGAACCTGGAACCTTGGACACCAGGAAGTGAGAAATTGTATGAACTCAGACACTATACCCGTCAGCATCAAAACCTAAAAGAGACCATCAATGTTATCGGTAACCAGCTTGAGGCACTGACCCATGCCCAGTTCCAAAGCAGGGAAGTTATAAAGCAGCTGAACAAAACGATAAAACTGCTTGAGCAACAAGTAGCAGAAATGGAAAAGGCAATGGGAAAGCTTGTTAAAAACAGACAAGGTCTTAAATCTTCACTATGA
- a CDS encoding AraC family transcriptional regulator: MLTKNQELSTLQKKETLEDFYNKLKITRPEIPTPSLGMINDIGHFNVFNRSTVCTNVPSAFSRRDFYKISLIIGNGILHYPDAQIEIKGRALLFTNPNIPYSWESTSPKPAGFFCLFTENFIHNRNETLRDSLLWRINDSPVIHINEEQEVILTDIFTKMMKEMDGDYIHKYDLLRNYVQLIVHEALKVKPQDVVFKQNNASARLTSLFIELLERQFPIGSTEHILELKTAHDFAFRLLVHVNHLNHAVKEVTGKTTSEHISRRIATEAVALLKHTEWNIAQIAYCLGFEYPANFNIFFKRQMHCTPKGFRAN; this comes from the coding sequence ATGTTGACAAAAAATCAAGAGCTTTCTACCCTTCAAAAAAAGGAAACATTAGAGGATTTTTACAATAAATTAAAAATCACCAGGCCTGAAATTCCAACGCCAAGTTTAGGGATGATTAACGACATTGGGCACTTTAATGTTTTTAACCGAAGTACCGTTTGTACCAATGTACCATCTGCTTTTAGCCGCAGAGATTTTTATAAAATATCGCTGATTATTGGCAATGGTATTTTGCATTACCCTGATGCCCAAATCGAAATTAAAGGACGGGCATTGCTGTTTACCAATCCGAATATTCCATATTCATGGGAAAGTACTTCTCCAAAACCTGCTGGTTTCTTCTGCTTATTTACAGAGAATTTTATCCATAACCGTAACGAAACTCTCCGCGATTCTTTATTGTGGCGCATTAATGATAGTCCGGTAATTCATATTAACGAGGAACAGGAAGTTATCTTAACAGATATCTTTACTAAAATGATGAAAGAAATGGATGGCGATTACATCCATAAATACGATCTGTTAAGAAACTATGTGCAGCTTATTGTTCACGAAGCACTAAAGGTTAAACCTCAGGATGTTGTTTTTAAACAGAATAATGCATCGGCTCGTTTAACTTCATTATTTATTGAATTATTGGAAAGGCAGTTTCCAATTGGCTCTACCGAGCATATTTTGGAGTTGAAAACAGCTCACGATTTCGCCTTCCGCTTACTGGTGCACGTAAATCACTTAAACCATGCGGTAAAAGAAGTAACGGGCAAAACCACTTCTGAGCACATTTCGAGAAGGATAGCAACCGAAGCGGTGGCCTTGCTGAAACACACCGAATGGAATATCGCACAGATAGCCTATTGTTTGGGTTTCGAATACCCGGCAAATTTTAACATATTTTTTAAACGTCAGATGCATTGTACCCCAAAGGGTTTTAGAGCAAATTGA
- a CDS encoding toxic anion resistance protein: METNPNVTQALTPVKLDKDGNVDLEKISSEETLKYNEIAKSLEPSDVNSILNYGSDAQNSMEKYSNEFLSSVRTYNSGEVGGLINELLTELNYIDVSELEQSAFKNFISKIPFLKSLVVDVKKLFQKYDVVVNNIDKITNKIKAGRLNSIKDNSSLQTMFDSNVSYIHQMEELIIAGQLKYNELNIKLAEMEGRPADYQDYEIADLRDFISRLDKRLADMKIVRFIMLQSLAQIRVVQNNNTSIAEKAQSIVSTTIPVWKNQLTIAVALQRQKANVEMQKKISDTTNTILQKNAEMLKQNSIDVARENEKTVVSLETLKQTTSSLIETLNEVKQIHEAGAQSRRVLDGELKTLETELKKNVTRVS, translated from the coding sequence ATGGAAACCAACCCAAACGTTACCCAAGCCCTTACTCCGGTTAAACTGGATAAAGATGGCAATGTGGATCTTGAGAAAATAAGCTCAGAGGAAACGCTTAAATACAATGAGATTGCAAAATCGCTGGAACCATCAGATGTAAATTCTATCCTGAATTACGGAAGCGATGCCCAAAACTCAATGGAAAAATACAGTAATGAGTTTTTATCGTCTGTACGGACCTATAACAGTGGCGAAGTTGGCGGTTTAATTAACGAACTGCTTACCGAACTGAATTATATCGATGTTTCTGAATTGGAGCAAAGTGCTTTTAAGAATTTTATTTCAAAAATTCCGTTTTTAAAAAGCCTTGTTGTTGATGTGAAAAAACTTTTCCAAAAGTATGATGTGGTGGTGAATAACATTGATAAAATCACCAACAAAATTAAAGCTGGAAGGTTAAACTCCATTAAAGACAACAGTTCGCTGCAAACCATGTTCGATAGTAATGTTAGTTACATCCACCAAATGGAAGAACTGATTATTGCAGGTCAGTTAAAGTACAACGAACTGAACATTAAACTTGCTGAAATGGAAGGCCGACCTGCCGATTATCAGGATTATGAAATTGCCGATTTACGGGATTTTATTAGTCGCCTGGATAAAAGACTGGCCGATATGAAGATTGTTCGTTTCATTATGCTGCAATCTTTAGCACAGATCCGGGTGGTACAAAATAACAACACCTCGATTGCAGAAAAAGCACAGTCTATTGTATCTACAACCATTCCGGTTTGGAAAAACCAGTTGACCATTGCGGTTGCTTTACAAAGGCAGAAAGCCAATGTAGAGATGCAAAAGAAAATTTCGGATACCACAAATACCATTTTGCAGAAGAATGCTGAAATGTTGAAACAAAACAGTATTGATGTAGCCAGAGAGAATGAAAAAACAGTAGTATCTTTGGAAACCTTGAAACAAACTACTTCATCGTTGATTGAAACGCTTAATGAGGTGAAACAAATCCATGAAGCGGGTGCACAGAGTAGAAGAGTGTTGGATGGCGAGCTTAAAACTTTGGAAACAGAGTTGAAAAAGAACGTGACGAGGGTGAGTTAA
- a CDS encoding phosphotransferase enzyme family protein, producing MQNFFPAQYSTLSAAALKDYLIKVYQLDPSTTCRLLIRNVSDTYILENQTQKYIFKIYRDAHRKCDEIEAELELLNILKAEGNSVSYPITDVAGKQIQQFNAIEGIRNGVLFSFAEGKVILDLDSAHLTQLGRDIAKLHQTTSSLKLNNPRPVFSFETTLFEPLKDLKPHFSEMIEEYEYLSNIADKVVKKFEEFDTSKFNYGYCHYDFFPKNFHFDEAGKITFFDFDFAGQGYLINDLMSFLNHYFFHQLNNLISREQAEKDFNTFINAYQQVRPLTDDELKAIPYLGITFHIFFLKFFYDNYDDWSNAFLTPRYTKHRVTLIKKWEEMYCNF from the coding sequence ATGCAGAATTTCTTCCCAGCCCAATACTCCACTTTATCAGCCGCTGCTTTAAAAGATTATTTAATTAAAGTTTATCAGTTAGATCCATCCACAACATGCCGTTTATTAATCAGAAATGTAAGTGATACTTATATTCTGGAAAATCAAACTCAGAAATATATCTTCAAAATTTACCGCGATGCCCACCGTAAATGCGACGAAATTGAAGCTGAATTAGAATTGCTTAATATTTTAAAAGCGGAGGGGAATTCGGTTTCCTATCCAATTACAGATGTCGCGGGAAAACAGATCCAACAATTTAATGCCATAGAAGGTATAAGAAACGGTGTACTATTTTCTTTTGCGGAGGGAAAGGTAATTTTGGACCTTGATAGCGCACATCTTACGCAATTAGGCCGCGATATAGCCAAACTGCATCAAACTACTTCTTCATTAAAGCTCAATAACCCAAGGCCTGTATTTAGTTTCGAAACCACTTTATTTGAGCCCTTAAAAGATCTGAAGCCTCATTTTTCGGAAATGATAGAAGAATATGAATATTTGAGCAACATTGCTGATAAAGTGGTTAAAAAGTTCGAAGAATTTGATACTTCAAAGTTCAATTATGGGTATTGCCATTATGACTTTTTTCCAAAGAATTTCCATTTTGATGAAGCAGGAAAAATTACCTTCTTTGATTTCGATTTTGCAGGCCAGGGTTACCTGATCAACGATTTAATGTCGTTCCTTAACCATTATTTCTTCCATCAGTTGAATAACCTAATCTCCAGAGAACAGGCAGAAAAGGATTTCAATACCTTTATAAATGCTTATCAACAAGTGCGGCCTTTAACGGATGATGAATTAAAAGCCATTCCTTATCTGGGTATTACCTTTCATATCTTCTTTTTGAAATTCTTTTATGATAATTACGATGATTGGTCGAATGCTTTTTTAACACCCAGATATACGAAACACCGTGTAACGCTGATTAAAAAATGGGAAGAGATGTATTGTAACTTTTAG